A single region of the Anaerolineales bacterium genome encodes:
- a CDS encoding DUF4012 domain-containing protein, with amino-acid sequence MALTNEQFRNLISLLERHFGTESERRFVLETAFPNDPQLATLVDFHTSSAEEFTSALVTRLTAKDFRTRKGERALVRLLKVARNLDTETGIVYDPYIGALRAGDKTPDPDLQVAQEQIRKKRRRSPLRRVVKRLRKVIKWQVIAVILLLATVIPLAVFAVTSTDATVRVQESLSAVRRVMTSLAGRTLNQFTSEDVERIHSSLTELIRSLGNAKNQLSLLRHLAFLNKDLGTTYEVLTVAELDALAAQDMLAGLQPTLFFLTKGQDERVISAQINAGERIVELLQIGQGRFISAGDRLTAAQLILDRLSLMGVSPRLVLQIEEFTEYHGQLEALNQVLRDAPDLITKAFGINEGQNYLILSQNNDELRPSGGYISTYGWLRVRRFRITDYGYSATTDISPNPPADELASELMIPAWWIQFPRPIYTAWDGSWYVDFPSTAKMAAWFYDKGNNPRSPVNGVISIDLVGFEMLLEAIGPIEVPGFDQVVTAKNFRDVIYAVRAAGTATEEHKTFLAAIYKQILTNWQSVSGQDSEKLLNAALRAMREKHIMIYFQDQRLNEVVSLLGWSGAQNPGRGDYLLVADANMGNKSNSSIAREVVLDVELQEDGTAINRVAIAYDYSAERAKSDPAVRPEHYRTQIDYGNILQVFVPRGAQLTGSNNVEDPITTVEWERYTSFTTYVLVAYDTTERYQLSYKTLPVVSEFGTYKRYILQLQKQPGTRGDVTTVQVKMPRGASVLTIRPEPTTTFQVENTILEFRMQLTTDQQIEIIYH; translated from the coding sequence ATGGCACTGACGAATGAGCAGTTTCGCAACTTGATCAGTCTTTTGGAGCGGCATTTCGGGACAGAATCGGAGCGTCGCTTTGTCCTAGAGACAGCGTTTCCCAATGACCCCCAGTTGGCGACTCTCGTTGATTTTCATACGTCGAGTGCAGAGGAATTTACCTCCGCACTTGTGACGCGGCTGACGGCGAAGGATTTTCGCACGCGGAAGGGCGAACGTGCGCTGGTACGCCTGTTGAAGGTTGCCCGCAATCTGGACACCGAAACGGGTATCGTCTACGACCCCTATATTGGGGCGCTGCGGGCGGGCGATAAAACACCCGACCCTGATCTTCAGGTAGCGCAGGAGCAAATTCGGAAAAAGCGTCGCCGAAGCCCCCTGCGACGTGTTGTCAAGCGACTACGGAAGGTCATTAAATGGCAAGTGATCGCCGTGATCTTGCTTTTGGCAACGGTGATTCCCCTCGCCGTGTTTGCGGTGACTTCCACCGACGCAACGGTGCGTGTTCAGGAATCACTCAGCGCGGTGCGCCGCGTGATGACCTCCCTTGCCGGACGGACGCTAAACCAGTTCACCAGCGAAGATGTTGAGCGTATTCACAGCAGCCTCACGGAACTGATCCGTAGTTTGGGAAACGCCAAAAACCAGTTGAGTCTGCTGCGACATCTGGCGTTTTTGAATAAAGATTTGGGGACGACCTACGAGGTGCTGACCGTTGCCGAGTTGGACGCCCTTGCCGCCCAAGACATGTTGGCAGGCTTGCAACCAACCCTTTTTTTTCTGACCAAAGGGCAAGATGAGCGCGTCATTTCTGCACAGATCAATGCTGGAGAGCGCATTGTCGAACTGCTCCAGATTGGACAAGGACGCTTTATTAGCGCGGGAGATCGCCTGACGGCAGCGCAGTTGATTTTGGATCGCCTCTCTCTGATGGGCGTGTCGCCGCGCTTGGTCTTGCAAATTGAGGAATTCACTGAATATCATGGGCAGCTTGAGGCGCTGAACCAAGTCTTGCGTGATGCGCCGGATTTGATCACGAAAGCGTTTGGGATCAACGAAGGGCAGAATTACCTCATCCTCTCCCAAAACAACGACGAACTGCGCCCATCGGGGGGCTACATCAGCACCTATGGGTGGCTGCGCGTGCGGCGCTTCCGCATCACCGATTACGGGTACAGCGCGACGACGGATATTAGCCCGAATCCACCGGCGGATGAGCTTGCCTCCGAACTAATGATTCCAGCGTGGTGGATTCAGTTCCCGCGCCCGATCTACACGGCGTGGGATGGCAGTTGGTATGTCGATTTTCCCAGTACAGCGAAGATGGCGGCATGGTTCTACGATAAAGGGAACAACCCCCGCTCACCCGTGAACGGGGTGATTTCGATTGATCTAGTCGGCTTTGAAATGTTGCTGGAGGCGATTGGTCCGATTGAAGTGCCGGGCTTTGATCAGGTGGTGACGGCGAAAAACTTCCGCGATGTGATCTACGCCGTTCGTGCGGCTGGCACGGCAACGGAGGAACATAAGACGTTCCTTGCCGCCATTTACAAACAAATCCTCACCAATTGGCAATCGGTCAGCGGGCAAGACTCAGAAAAACTGCTCAATGCGGCGCTGCGTGCCATGCGCGAAAAGCACATCATGATTTACTTCCAAGATCAACGCTTGAACGAGGTTGTATCTCTGCTGGGGTGGTCGGGAGCGCAAAACCCAGGACGCGGGGACTACCTCTTGGTTGCCGATGCGAACATGGGCAATAAATCGAACAGCAGCATTGCCCGTGAGGTTGTCCTTGATGTCGAACTGCAAGAGGACGGGACGGCAATCAATCGGGTTGCCATTGCTTACGATTACTCGGCAGAGCGGGCGAAAAGCGATCCGGCGGTGCGCCCTGAACACTACCGAACGCAGATCGACTATGGGAACATCTTACAGGTGTTTGTGCCTCGTGGGGCGCAGCTTACCGGCTCAAACAATGTAGAAGACCCCATCACCACCGTCGAATGGGAACGCTACACATCGTTTACGACTTACGTTCTTGTCGCCTACGACACGACAGAACGTTACCAACTTTCCTACAAAACGCTGCCCGTTGTGAGCGAGTTTGGGACGTACAAACGCTATATATTGCAACTCCAAAAGCAGCCCGGCACGCGGGGCGATGTGACCACCGTCCAAGTGAAAATGCCACGTGGGGCAAGCGTTCTCACCATTCGTCCGGAGCCAACAACGACCTTTCAGGTGGAAAACACCATCTTGGAATTTCGGATGCAGTTGACGACGGATCAGCAAATCGAGATCATCTATCACTAA
- a CDS encoding histidinol-phosphatase HisJ family protein produces MRIDYHVHTDNSMDCKAPMATMCEAAVAIGIQELAFTDHLNSHTLDMDLGYYNADHYFEDIERCRAMFPDLTIRAGVEVGEPHRFWKRVQPILDSYPYDLVLGSVHWVGNESVFDANYYRARQPQDAFAAYFSEMARMVEHGGFDIAAHIDVVKRTSFGVYGAFDTHQFQDMLCAVWSACLKANITPEINTRSLRLPCAELHPATDALRWYAEMGGKRLTFGSDAHQPESVGGGMIAARDSALAAGLKHVSLFEGRKIIRWAAL; encoded by the coding sequence ATGCGTATTGATTATCACGTCCACACCGATAACAGTATGGATTGCAAAGCGCCGATGGCAACAATGTGCGAAGCCGCCGTCGCCATTGGCATCCAAGAACTCGCCTTTACCGATCACCTCAATAGCCATACATTGGATATGGATTTGGGGTATTACAATGCAGATCACTATTTCGAGGATATTGAACGCTGTCGGGCGATGTTCCCTGATCTCACCATCCGCGCCGGAGTGGAGGTGGGTGAGCCGCACCGTTTTTGGAAGCGTGTTCAGCCTATCCTTGATAGCTACCCTTACGATCTCGTGTTGGGGAGTGTTCATTGGGTAGGCAATGAGAGCGTTTTTGACGCAAACTACTATCGCGCCCGCCAACCACAGGACGCCTTCGCCGCCTATTTCAGCGAGATGGCGCGGATGGTTGAACATGGCGGGTTTGATATTGCCGCCCATATCGATGTGGTGAAGCGCACCTCATTCGGCGTGTATGGCGCCTTTGATACACACCAGTTCCAAGATATGCTGTGCGCGGTGTGGTCGGCGTGCCTGAAGGCGAACATCACGCCGGAGATCAACACGCGCAGCTTGCGCCTGCCCTGTGCGGAACTGCATCCGGCAACAGACGCCTTGCGATGGTACGCCGAGATGGGCGGGAAACGGCTGACCTTTGGCAGTGATGCCCACCAGCCAGAGAGCGTTGGGGGAGGGATGATTGCCGCACGGGACAGCGCCCTTGCCGCCGGATTAAAGCACGTCAGCCTGTTTGAAGGGCGGAAAATCATCCGGTGGGCGGCGCTGTAA
- the mce gene encoding methylmalonyl-CoA epimerase, with protein MPAINHLAIVVEDIQAALTFWRDALGLPLGKMERNEGEEVDIAFLPLDSGEIELLAPINETSGVAKYITKRGAGLHHLCLEVADLDALIVRLREHSVQMINDTPKTNEEGRRYAFIHPKSAFGVLVELYEAAR; from the coding sequence ATGCCCGCGATCAATCATTTGGCAATTGTTGTTGAAGATATTCAAGCCGCGTTAACCTTTTGGCGAGATGCGCTTGGCTTGCCCTTAGGGAAAATGGAACGCAACGAAGGTGAGGAGGTGGATATTGCCTTCTTACCGCTTGATTCAGGGGAGATTGAACTTCTTGCCCCCATCAACGAAACGAGCGGCGTTGCCAAATATATAACCAAACGGGGGGCAGGACTGCATCACCTTTGTTTAGAGGTTGCCGATCTCGATGCGCTCATCGTCCGCTTGCGCGAACACAGCGTGCAGATGATCAACGACACGCCCAAGACAAACGAAGAAGGTAGGCGCTATGCCTTCATTCACCCTAAAAGCGCCTTTGGCGTTTTGGTTGAGCTATACGAGGCGGCACGGTAA
- a CDS encoding adenine phosphoribosyltransferase (Catalyzes a salvage reaction resulting in the formation of AMP, that is energically less costly than de novo synthesis): MSHNHDHHTVTVAGVTRDLPLFEVAPGVRIAILNILGDTELVQAAAKELALQLSEHNAEVLVTAEAKSIPLIYALSSVMDLPYIVLRKSYKPYMGDALHAETLSITTGKPQDLYLDEKDRTLIKDRYVALVDDVISTGSTLQGMRLIVEKAGGNIVAQAAIFTEGDRAKWSDVIALGHLPVFTKEGN; this comes from the coding sequence ATGTCACACAATCATGACCATCATACCGTTACTGTGGCTGGTGTCACCCGCGATCTGCCTCTCTTTGAGGTGGCGCCGGGGGTGCGTATCGCCATTCTAAATATTTTGGGGGATACCGAACTGGTTCAGGCGGCGGCAAAAGAGCTTGCCCTTCAGCTTTCGGAGCATAATGCGGAAGTCCTCGTGACGGCGGAGGCAAAAAGCATTCCCCTGATCTATGCCCTGTCCTCTGTGATGGATTTGCCCTACATCGTCCTGCGCAAATCGTATAAACCCTATATGGGCGACGCCCTTCACGCGGAGACGCTCTCCATTACGACGGGTAAACCCCAAGACCTCTACCTTGATGAGAAAGACCGCACCCTGATCAAGGATCGCTATGTGGCGCTGGTCGATGATGTAATCAGCACGGGCAGCACCCTTCAGGGGATGCGCTTGATTGTTGAAAAAGCGGGGGGGAACATCGTGGCACAGGCGGCGATCTTCACCGAGGGGGATCGGGCAAAGTGGTCGGATGTAATCGCCCTAGGGCATTTGCCCGTCTTTACCAAAGAAGGAAACTAG
- a CDS encoding PIG-L family deacetylase, with translation MSPFRILAVYAHPDDEQGITGYLRHCVGKGDYSGLVCATRGEVGEISDAALATPETLGAVREQELVDAANVVGIHEVFFLDFRDSGMKGSPSNSDPRAFINADPHEATGRIVRIMRAFKPDVVVTFDRTGVYGHPDHLAAHRWTTDAFRAATDVARYPVESYGGVFQPQRLYYTGAARAILLMFDAMLRDMERPSIFQGVDVNTMGIPDEEITHRINVSPYVDLKRDSFMKHRTQIQPNGAFEVIGEDQWKEFRATEVYAFAEGVPLPTDHNGQDLFIGLTPAAERP, from the coding sequence ATGTCACCGTTCCGAATTCTTGCCGTCTATGCCCACCCTGACGACGAACAAGGGATTACTGGCTACCTTCGTCACTGTGTGGGAAAGGGTGATTACAGCGGGCTTGTGTGCGCCACTCGTGGCGAGGTTGGGGAGATTAGCGACGCTGCCCTTGCCACACCGGAAACACTGGGGGCGGTACGCGAACAAGAGCTTGTTGATGCCGCCAATGTGGTGGGGATTCACGAGGTATTCTTTTTGGATTTTCGAGACAGTGGGATGAAGGGATCGCCCTCCAACAGCGACCCACGTGCCTTTATCAACGCCGACCCGCACGAGGCAACGGGGCGTATCGTCCGCATCATGCGGGCATTTAAGCCTGATGTGGTAGTCACCTTTGACCGGACAGGCGTTTATGGGCATCCCGACCATCTCGCCGCTCACCGCTGGACGACGGACGCCTTTCGTGCGGCGACAGATGTCGCTCGCTACCCAGTGGAGTCCTATGGGGGCGTTTTTCAGCCGCAGCGCTTGTACTATACAGGTGCAGCCAGAGCCATTTTGCTGATGTTTGATGCCATGCTGCGCGACATGGAAAGACCCTCCATTTTTCAGGGGGTGGATGTCAACACAATGGGTATTCCCGATGAGGAAATCACCCACCGCATTAATGTCTCGCCCTATGTCGATTTGAAGCGCGATTCATTCATGAAACACCGCACCCAGATTCAACCGAATGGGGCATTTGAGGTTATTGGCGAAGACCAGTGGAAGGAATTTCGTGCCACCGAGGTTTACGCCTTTGCCGAGGGGGTGCCGCTGCCCACTGACCACAACGGGCAAGACCTGTTCATTGGGCTAACACCCGCGGCGGAGCGCCCGTGA
- the sucC gene encoding ADP-forming succinate--CoA ligase subunit beta gives MNLHEYQSKAILARYGIPVLSGGVASSPQEAYDNAKRLGERVVLKAQVLTHGRGQAGGIRIVNSAEDARQVAAQMLGMTIGRFTAQRLLIEPIIGIRQELYIGVVLDRSARSPVIMASPAGGVAIRSRSGGVSREMLDPDLGLHDFQARALANSIQLEREHWSAFISIAQALSRCFFENDCTLAEINPLALTEDGRLIALDSNLILDDNALFRHPDLAEMYDGLAEHPLERRARQAGLRYVGLGGDIGCMVNGAGLAMTTMDAIGYVSALAKPHNTISNANIMPHAPANFLDLGGGALAHQVAAGLRVILNDPNVRAILINIFGGITRADEVAEGILTVAVESDPNIPIICRLAGTNADEGRALLRAAELAHLHLAITLIEAAERAISAVGGARP, from the coding sequence GTGAACCTTCACGAATACCAATCAAAAGCCATTCTCGCCCGTTATGGGATTCCCGTCTTGTCGGGGGGGGTGGCGTCCTCCCCACAAGAAGCCTATGACAACGCCAAACGGCTTGGGGAAAGGGTTGTCCTCAAGGCGCAAGTTCTCACTCATGGACGTGGGCAGGCAGGGGGAATTCGGATTGTGAACAGCGCCGAGGACGCCCGACAGGTTGCCGCGCAGATGCTCGGCATGACCATTGGGCGGTTTACGGCACAGCGTCTTTTGATCGAACCGATCATCGGTATTCGGCAAGAACTCTATATCGGGGTGGTGCTGGATCGCTCCGCTCGCAGTCCGGTGATCATGGCGTCACCCGCTGGCGGGGTAGCGATCCGTTCACGTTCCGGCGGGGTGAGTCGTGAGATGCTTGATCCTGACCTCGGCTTGCACGATTTTCAGGCGCGGGCGTTGGCAAACAGCATTCAATTGGAACGGGAACACTGGTCAGCCTTCATCAGCATTGCCCAGGCGCTCTCGCGCTGTTTCTTCGAGAATGACTGCACCCTTGCCGAGATTAATCCCCTTGCCCTTACCGAGGATGGGCGGTTGATTGCCCTTGATAGCAACTTAATCCTTGATGACAATGCCCTTTTTCGCCACCCAGACCTTGCCGAGATGTACGATGGGCTGGCAGAACACCCGCTGGAACGCCGCGCACGGCAGGCAGGGCTGCGCTATGTGGGTTTGGGCGGTGATATTGGCTGCATGGTCAATGGCGCTGGTCTGGCTATGACGACGATGGACGCTATTGGTTATGTCTCCGCCCTTGCAAAACCGCACAACACCATCAGTAATGCGAATATCATGCCGCACGCTCCGGCTAATTTTCTTGATCTGGGCGGTGGGGCGCTGGCGCACCAAGTGGCGGCGGGCTTACGGGTGATCCTCAATGACCCCAATGTGAGGGCAATTTTGATCAATATCTTTGGCGGGATCACCCGCGCTGACGAGGTGGCGGAAGGCATTTTGACCGTTGCCGTAGAAAGTGACCCGAACATCCCGATCATTTGCCGGCTGGCTGGGACGAATGCCGACGAAGGGCGGGCGCTGCTGCGTGCGGCGGAGTTAGCCCATCTTCATTTAGCGATCACTCTCATTGAGGCAGCGGAACGGGCGATTAGCGCGGTGGGCGGGGCGCGACCATGA
- the sucD gene encoding succinate--CoA ligase subunit alpha, with product MSILVDKSTRVIVQGITGREGSFHARQMIAYGKDHHAPIIVGGVTPGRGGDWFESVPIFDSVREAREATDATTSILYVPPRHAADAIYEAIDGGITLIVCITEGIPIRDTLRVRSRLAGTNTRLVGPNSPGLLTPGAAKVGIIPGRIAMPGNVGVISRSGTLMYEVLHTLTQNRIGQSTCVGIGGDPVVGMSFTEVLALFEDDPQTDQIVLIGEIGGDEEERAAAYIRDHLTKPVVAFIAGKSAPEGRQMGHAGALIEGAFGTHAGKVAALRAANVRLADHPDYIPELLSGR from the coding sequence ATGAGCATCTTAGTCGATAAATCGACGCGGGTCATTGTCCAGGGGATCACCGGACGCGAAGGGAGCTTTCATGCACGCCAAATGATTGCTTATGGCAAAGATCATCACGCTCCGATCATCGTTGGGGGTGTTACCCCTGGGCGGGGCGGAGATTGGTTTGAGAGTGTTCCTATTTTCGATAGCGTGCGAGAAGCACGGGAAGCGACGGACGCCACAACCTCGATTCTTTATGTCCCGCCGCGCCATGCTGCCGATGCCATTTACGAGGCAATTGATGGCGGGATCACCTTGATTGTATGCATTACGGAAGGAATCCCCATTCGAGATACGCTGCGTGTTCGCTCTCGCTTGGCGGGAACGAACACCCGCTTGGTAGGTCCGAACAGCCCTGGTCTTCTGACGCCCGGCGCGGCAAAGGTGGGGATTATTCCCGGTAGAATTGCCATGCCGGGCAATGTTGGGGTGATCTCCCGTTCGGGGACGCTTATGTATGAAGTCCTCCATACCCTGACCCAAAACCGCATTGGGCAAAGTACCTGTGTGGGCATTGGCGGCGATCCAGTGGTGGGGATGAGCTTTACCGAGGTCTTGGCGCTTTTTGAAGACGATCCACAGACCGACCAGATTGTTTTGATTGGCGAAATTGGCGGGGATGAAGAAGAACGCGCCGCCGCCTATATCCGCGACCACCTGACGAAGCCAGTGGTAGCGTTCATCGCCGGAAAAAGCGCCCCAGAAGGGCGGCAGATGGGTCACGCTGGAGCGTTGATTGAAGGGGCGTTTGGGACACACGCCGGAAAAGTCGCCGCGCTCCGTGCAGCGAATGTCCGCCTTGCTGATCATCCCGATTACATTCCCGAACTGCTCAGTGGTCGGTGA
- the rimO gene encoding 30S ribosomal protein S12 methylthiotransferase RimO, with the protein MSVTKRRNHYYLVSLGCSKNTVDSESMAQLLDESGMRPTEAAGAAEVLIVNTCGFINAAKDESVATLRKLAIGKKRDQLLIAAGCMAQRYGRELVDRVPGLDGVIGTRRWMDIVELITALRGRTQPEPLYHLPDEAKTVGSDERGALRATRQGNSAYLKIADGCRRPCAFCAIPLIKGTAVSRPPDAIVREVQRLEAQGVQELILIAQDSTDYGHDLGIKDGLAHLLDRLTTETAMPWLRLMYAYPGAVTDKLIEIMATRSQILNYLDIPLQHGSREVLKRMRRPANIEWCYQTLAKMRSAMPDLAIRTTFIVGYPGETEAEFNELMTFVRDLEFDRVGVFTYSYEENTPSAEQTGHLSEAEKNARREALMALQQGISLRKNQNQVGRTLEVIVDGQDNNLTITRSYRDAPEVDGYVIVEGETAPGRPIIPVRITGAMNYDLVGVVESGSPLITIG; encoded by the coding sequence ATGAGCGTAACAAAACGACGGAATCACTACTACCTTGTCTCCCTCGGTTGTTCCAAGAACACCGTTGACTCCGAAAGCATGGCGCAGCTTCTTGATGAATCGGGGATGCGTCCCACCGAGGCGGCAGGCGCTGCTGAAGTCCTCATTGTGAATACCTGCGGCTTCATCAACGCGGCGAAGGATGAAAGCGTTGCTACGTTGCGCAAACTTGCCATTGGCAAAAAGCGTGATCAGCTTCTCATTGCCGCTGGCTGCATGGCGCAGCGCTATGGACGTGAACTTGTGGATCGCGTGCCGGGGCTGGATGGTGTGATCGGCACGCGCCGCTGGATGGATATTGTTGAACTAATCACCGCACTACGCGGGCGAACACAGCCCGAACCCCTTTACCACCTACCCGATGAGGCAAAGACCGTTGGCAGTGACGAACGGGGCGCTCTCCGTGCCACCCGGCAAGGGAACAGCGCCTATCTAAAAATTGCCGATGGCTGCCGCCGCCCTTGCGCCTTCTGCGCCATTCCGCTGATCAAAGGGACGGCGGTCAGCCGCCCGCCCGATGCCATCGTTCGCGAAGTGCAGCGCCTTGAGGCACAGGGCGTACAGGAATTGATCCTAATCGCTCAAGACTCCACCGATTATGGGCATGATCTGGGAATCAAAGACGGCTTGGCACACTTGCTGGATCGGCTGACAACAGAGACAGCGATGCCCTGGCTGCGCCTGATGTATGCCTATCCGGGGGCAGTTACCGATAAACTGATCGAGATCATGGCGACCCGCTCACAAATCCTAAACTACCTTGATATTCCCCTTCAACACGGCAGCCGCGAGGTTCTGAAGCGGATGCGCCGTCCGGCAAATATCGAATGGTGCTACCAGACGCTTGCCAAAATGCGCTCTGCAATGCCCGATCTCGCCATTCGGACGACGTTTATCGTCGGCTATCCAGGGGAAACAGAGGCGGAATTCAATGAACTGATGACCTTCGTCCGCGATCTGGAATTTGATCGCGTGGGTGTGTTCACCTACAGTTACGAGGAAAACACCCCCTCCGCAGAGCAGACCGGACACCTTTCTGAGGCAGAAAAGAACGCCCGCCGCGAGGCACTCATGGCGCTGCAACAGGGAATCAGCCTGCGCAAGAATCAGAATCAGGTGGGACGCACGCTTGAGGTGATCGTGGACGGGCAAGACAACAACCTGACGATTACCCGCAGTTACCGTGATGCGCCAGAGGTGGATGGCTATGTGATTGTCGAAGGCGAGACAGCCCCCGGACGCCCCATCATCCCCGTGCGAATCACCGGCGCGATGAATTACGATTTGGTTGGTGTAGTGGAAAGTGGATCACCCTTGATCACAATTGGCTAA
- the nusB gene encoding transcription antitermination factor NusB gives MTKGRRAARTIALQALYELDCTQHSLGEVMAGRLEETVLPDELRVFAYALVNGVLEYKATLDGLIRQHAPEFPLEQVAIVDRNLLRIALYEFLITTMTPVKVAIDEAVELAKEYGSESTARFVNGVLGALAAQMGKAESKDSVS, from the coding sequence GTGACAAAAGGACGGCGTGCAGCGCGAACAATCGCCCTGCAAGCACTTTACGAATTGGATTGTACGCAGCATTCGCTTGGGGAGGTGATGGCAGGGCGGTTGGAGGAAACAGTTCTCCCCGATGAACTGCGGGTGTTCGCTTATGCATTGGTGAATGGCGTTTTGGAATACAAAGCCACCCTTGATGGGCTTATCCGTCAACACGCCCCAGAGTTTCCACTAGAGCAAGTCGCTATTGTTGATCGCAACTTGCTGCGCATCGCCCTCTACGAGTTCTTGATCACTACAATGACACCCGTGAAGGTTGCCATTGATGAGGCGGTGGAATTGGCAAAGGAATATGGTTCGGAAAGTACCGCCCGTTTTGTGAACGGCGTCTTGGGCGCATTGGCAGCACAAATGGGGAAGGCGGAGTCGAAGGATAGCGTATCGTGA
- the tatC gene encoding twin-arginine translocase subunit TatC has translation MATPITPTNTPANTAANTPPATTPEVEGKVMGFFDHIDELRVRFIRVVVAVVIGMILSLFITNEVIAYLARSYGQRLALTEPTDSVVTFFRVALLLGAIFAMPIITYQTLMFVLPALTRKERRWVFWAIPGTTALFLIGLLFTWFFLVPLYITFLATFQSDIFVTIWTADSYITFVTAVLFWHGAAFETPLIFYVLGRMGMVTPRSMVKFWRAAVVGAAVVAALVTPTVDPVTMSVVMVILLGLYVASIGLVAIAVRINKRRLQAAEAAHP, from the coding sequence ATGGCTACCCCAATAACCCCTACGAACACGCCGGCAAACACAGCGGCGAATACACCCCCTGCCACCACCCCAGAGGTGGAAGGGAAGGTGATGGGCTTTTTTGATCATATTGATGAACTGCGCGTTCGCTTCATCCGTGTCGTAGTGGCGGTAGTCATTGGGATGATCCTCTCCCTGTTCATCACGAACGAGGTCATCGCCTACCTTGCCCGCAGCTATGGGCAGCGCCTTGCCCTCACCGAACCGACTGATTCGGTAGTGACCTTCTTCCGGGTGGCGCTTCTGTTGGGGGCGATCTTTGCCATGCCGATCATCACCTACCAAACGCTGATGTTCGTCCTCCCCGCGTTAACCCGCAAAGAACGTCGATGGGTGTTTTGGGCAATCCCCGGCACAACAGCACTTTTCCTGATCGGCTTGCTCTTTACATGGTTTTTCCTCGTTCCCCTTTACATCACCTTTTTGGCGACCTTCCAAAGTGATATTTTCGTCACCATCTGGACGGCGGATTCGTACATCACCTTCGTCACCGCTGTGCTGTTCTGGCACGGGGCAGCCTTTGAGACACCGCTTATTTTTTATGTTTTGGGGCGAATGGGGATGGTCACGCCGCGCAGCATGGTCAAATTTTGGCGGGCGGCAGTGGTGGGAGCGGCGGTGGTGGCAGCCCTCGTCACCCCAACGGTAGACCCCGTTACGATGTCGGTGGTCATGGTCATTTTATTGGGGTTGTATGTGGCGAGCATTGGTCTGGTGGCTATCGCTGTTCGCATCAACAAACGCCGCCTACAGGCAGCAGAGGCAGCACACCCTTAA